From one Henningerozyma blattae CBS 6284 chromosome 1, complete genome genomic stretch:
- the EGD1 gene encoding Egd1p (similar to Saccharomyces cerevisiae BTT1 (YDR252W) and EGD1 (YPL037C); ancestral locus Anc_8.485) translates to MPIDQEKLAKLQKMSANNKVGGRRKFTKKPSSSSSSNKDDTKLVAEMAKMNAVTVDNVAEANFFKDDGNVIHFNRVGVQTAEKFNTSVFYGAPQTKPLQQMFPQILSQMGPEALQALTQLASQLEKNDAAKKAGSEEKADEAIPELVEGKTFDADVE, encoded by the coding sequence ATGCCAATTgatcaagaaaaattagcCAAGTTGCAAAAGATGTCCGCCAACAACAAGGTTGGTGGTAGAAGAAAGTTCACCAAGAAACCAAGCTCTAGCTCTAGTTCCAACAAGGATGACACTAAGTTAGTTGCTGAAATGGCCAAGATGAACGCTGTTACTGTTGACAACGTCGCCGAAGCTAACTTCTTCAAAGATGATGGTAATGTTATCCATTTCAACAGAGTTGGTGTCCAAACTGCTGAAAAGTTCAACACTTCTGTTTTCTACGGTGCTCCACAAACTAAACCATTACAACAAATGTTCCCACAAATCTTATCCCAAATGGGTCCAGAAGCTTTACAAGCTTTAACTCAATTAGCTTCCCAATTGGAAAAGAACGATGCTGCTAAGAAGGCTGGTTCTGAAGAAAAAGCTGATGAAGCCATTCCAGAATTAGTTGAAGGTAAGACATTTGATGCTGATGTCGAATAA